Part of the Bacillota bacterium genome, GGACGTCGTGTGCGACGGGTGGTCCTACGATTCAGTGTTCCGATATCTCAAGACCGACCTCGTTCCTGTCTCTCGCCACGAGGTGGATCTCCTCGAGAACTACGTGCTCGCACGAGGCATCCGGGGCAAGCGGTGGCTTGACCCGCGGCCATGGAAGTATCGGCGCGCCCCTGGCCTCGAGACACCGGGGGACGCCGAGGATGACGTGTCACCCTGCCCGGAAGATGAAGAGATGACACGCCTCATAGACGAGTCTCGTTTGAAAGCCACTTCTGCCCTCCGCGCGTTCCACGGCAAGGTCGCTGGCGACTCAGGGAGAGGAAGAGGAGAGGAACAAGCTGCGGCGAATGTCGGCGTGGGCGAGGCGAGACGTGTGCGCGACATGGCAAGAGCCCTTTTCGAACTGCTGACCGATCTAGGTGTGCGTGCACGACTGGAACAGTGGACGAAGGAGGCAGCGGAGTCGGGCGACGTCGAGGCTGCACGGGAACACCAACAGGTATGGAATGCAGTCATTGGCCTGCTCGACGAGGCCGTGGAGGCCCTAGGGGAACAAGCCGTTGACGCGCCGGCGTTCCGGGAACTGATCGAAGCGGGGCTCGAAGGCATGACGCTCGGCTTGATACCCCCCGCCCTGGATCAGGTGATCGTCGGATCCGTGGAGAGGTCGAGGCACTCGGGCCTGCGTGCGGCCTTCGTTATCGGGGCGACGTACGATGCCTTCCCGCGGCGTGTGTCTGAGGAGACCATGTTCTCCGACTACGAGCGAGAGAGGCTTGGCGATAAGGGCCTCATTCTCGCGCCTAGCAGCCGGGTCGCGCAGTTTCACGAGCAGTACAACGTGTATGTGGCTCTCACTAGGGCGCGCGAACGCCTTTGGGTGAGCTACCCGATGGCAGACGGCGAAGGACGCGCGATCCGCCCTTCGCCGGTCAGGGCCCAGCTCAAGGCGATGTTCCCGAAGCTGGTCGAGGAGTTCGCATCTGACGAACTGCCTTCCTCACCACAGGAGGTCCTCGACGCCATCACATCTATCAAATCAGATGAGCGGGCGGCCGCATCAGAGGAGCGGGCGGCCGCCATGATAGTCCGCCACTTCCGCACTCCTCTCGCGCCGCCGGTCTCGGGGGACGCCTGCACGGCAGCTGGGGGCGCAGCTGGGTGTGGAGATGATTTCTGGCTGGACCTGTACGAGTGGCTCGTCGAGGACCCGGACCGCCGAGCGCGGGCCTTGAACGTGCTCAGGAGCCTCTCGTTTACGAACCACGTCGAGAAGCTGGACGCATCCACGGCGCGAGCCCTTTATCCCGATTCCATGTGGACCAGCGTCTCGCGGTTGGAGGCTTTCGCGCGCTGCCCGTTCGCCCATTTCGCCGGAAATGTCCTGGGCCTGACGGAGCGGGAACTCTTCAAGTTAGAGCCCCCAGGCATGGGAACCTTCATTCACGAAGCCCTCCGCAGGCTCGTTGACGGTCTGGGGGACGAGCGTGGGCTTGCAGACATGAGCGACAACGAGATAGAGGCGCGAGTCGGGCAAATAGTGGAGAAGCTCGCCCCGAGCCTCCAAGACGAAATTCTGCGGTCATCCGCGAGGTACCGTTATATCGAAAGGGTCCTGACCAGGATTCTCAAGCGTTCGGCGATGGTCCTGCGAGAGCACGCGAGGCGCAGCGAGTTCAGGTCGATCAGGCGTGAGCTGGTGTTCGGCCGCGACGGCGACGGCGACGGACGCCATACCATTCCTTGCCTAGCTATAGACGTCGGAGACGGCCGGCGCGTTTCACTTGCAGGACGGATAGACAGGGTGGACTTGGCAAAGACCGAGGGCGCGTCCTATCTGCGGGTCATCGATTACAAGAGTGGACAGCGCTCCTTCGACCTTTCCGACGTATACTACGGTCTCGCTCTTCAGCTCCTGGTGTACCTCGCGGTCATCGAGGAGCATTCGACCAGGCTCGCGGACGTGCCCGCCGAGCCGGCCGGGGCGTTCTACTTTCCCACGGTCGATCCGATCATCAGCGCACCTGAACCCTTGGACCACGAAGCGCTCGAGAAAAAGCGGCGACGTAAACTCAGGATGGCCGGTCTCATCGTGGGCGATGCATACGTGGTGAGGCTCATGGACGCCGAGGTCCAGGGCGTCTCGGATATCGTGACGGCCCGGCTTACAAGGGACGGGGAGGTTGCGAAGGGCTCTCGAAACAGCGTGATCGACCGCGACAAGTACAGAGTCCTGCGCGAGTTCCTTCTCGCCAAGGTGAGGGAGCTCTCGTCGAGGATAATGTCGGGGGAGGTCTCGCCGAGGCCCTACAGACGGGGCAAGCTCAGAGCGTGTCAGAGATGCAGCTTCAAGCCGGTGTGCGGCTTCGACGTCCTCGTGCCCGGCAACGAGTACAGGGCCGTCATCCGCCTGAAAGACGACGAGTTCTGGGCGGCGGTTGAGAGCGGGCTTTCTGGAGGGACGATGTCATGACCGCTGCGGCCGAGGCCGTGGAGAGCCTTGTGGAGAAAAGCACTGTCTGGACAGCGGAGCAGTGGGAGGCCATAATCGCACGGGGACGTAACCTCCTTGTATCAGCGGCTGCCGGTTCAGGCAAGACGTCTGTCTTGGTGCAACGGATCGTCGAGCTCGTGACTGACGGCGAGCGGCCGGTGGACATCGACAGACTTCTCGTGGTTACGTTCACCGAATCCGCTGCGTCTGAAATGCGAGAACGAATCACCGCCGCCTTGGATGACCTACTTGTGAGAGACTCCGGATGCGACGCGGCGAGGCTCGCACGGCAACTCGCCCTCGTCAAGAAGGCTGACATATCCACGGTCCACTCGTTTTGCCACAAAGTAGTGCGCCAGCACTTCTACCGCCTGGACATCGACCCCACTTTCCGCGTCATGGACGAAGTGGAGGCCGCCCTCATGCGCCTCGAGGTGGCGGATGAGTTGTTCGAGGAAGGTTACGCGAACAAGGCGAGCGGGCGATTCATCGACCTCGTGGACGCGTACGGCGGCGCCCGCGGGGATGAGGCCCTGCGGGACCTCGTGATCCGCGTATATGACCGCTCTCGCGGCCAGCCGAGACCTGATTGGTGGTTCGACAGAATCACCAAAGCTTTTGTCATAGAACCTGGGGCGTGCGTGGACGCGCTTCCGTGGACCGCTGTGGTCCTCAAGTCTGTCTTGCGCGACCTCGAGAGGGCCCGTCGCCTCCTCAGCCGCGCTCTCGAGCTTGCGGGTTCACCGGGAGGGCCGAGCGCGTACGGCGCTGCGTTGCAGGGAGACCTGTGCGCGTGCTCGAGAATTCTGGAGGCCGCACGTCAGGGCGGATTTGAGGGGCTCTACGAGGCCTTTACCGGATTTGCTTTCGAGAAGACCCCGCGCGTGAGGGCGGGCTCCTGCGACGGAGCGCTCAAGGCGAGGGTGAAGGCCCTTCGCGACGAGGCGAAGAAGCTCATAGTAGCGGCGAGGGACACGTACTTCTCCCGTCCACCGGAGGATCTCGTTGCCGATCTCCGAAGAACTGCTCCGCTAATGGAAGAACTCGTGAGGATCGTGAGGGAGTTCTCGAGGAGATACGCAGAGGCAAAACGCGCCCGCGGCCTGGCCGATTTCTCAGACCTCGAGCACCTGTGCCTCCAAGCGTTGGGTGCCTGGGACGAGGCGAAAGGCCGGTTTGAGCCTTCGGACATCGCTCGCGAGCTGGCCGAGAGGTATGAGGAGGTCCTCGTGGACGAATACCAGGACATCAACCCGGTTCAGGACGCCATCATTTCTCTGGTCTCGCGAGGCGACAACACGTTCATGGTCGGTGACGTGAAGCAGAGCATTTACGGGTTCCGCCTTGCGGAGCCGTGTCTGTTCGCGGAGAAGTACCGGGCGTACTCAAGTTCAACTTCGGATTGCGGGCGCAGGATAGATCTCTCGAAGAACTTCCGGAGCAGGAAGGCGATCGTGGATGCAGTGAACTTCGTGTTCCGGCAGGTGTTCTCGGAGGATCTTGCCGGGATCTCTTACGACCGCTCTGCAGAGCTTTCGTACGGTGCGGATTTCCCCGATGACGGTGGCGCGGTCGATGCTCCTGTTGAGCTTCACATCATCGACACGAAGGGCGGCTTCGCTCACGGGACGGACGCCGCCGAAGATTCGAATTCTGAAGAGACGGGCGTGCGGCGCAGTCCGCAAGCCCCTCTGCCGGTTGAAAGCGCCGCAGGCGGAGAGGGGGTGGCGCCGGAGGAAAACGCGGGAGAGGACACTGACACGGGAGAGGCCGATGAGCCCGAAACTCCATGGAACGAGCGAGGGAGCGAGCGGAGAGGCGAAGGCGAGCCCACGCTGGAGGAAGCCGAAAACCTCGAGCTCGAGGGCCGTCTAATCGCAAACCGGATCTCGAGGATGGTGCGGGGCGCGCCTGATGCACCGGGACCGGAGTTCAGGGTCTGGGATAGGAGGGCGAAAGCGTACCGACCGGTATCCTATCGG contains:
- a CDS encoding exodeoxyribonuclease V subunit gamma yields the protein MSLRFVIGRAGTGKTALCLDEVRAALREAPCGPPMILLVPEQATFQVERALVNTPDLPGFMRVHVLSFKRLAGRLLQELGGGARREIGELGKLMVLRSLVLERSNELSILAAGARRYGLAECLAGALKELTMYGVGPADLEAGAAKLEREGRGATALALKLRDLALIARAYREYLGERFQDPDDHLSVAAEKVSRSSLTRGSLVWVDGFRDFTPQQYSILEALLPVASRVSVALCLDPKTMGRPTHDTELFLPTLETHRKLTELARRLSVEIEDPVILSDSDSCGGSVSYRGPGIAVSCDVKTLCGNEIGAQRAAAPGSSAPHSGAGTSECHQPGTGKRSAPLQHLEREFGTRRPSPFDGEPDGVRLVAAANPRAEVQAAAREILRLVREEGMRFRDIGVIVAGLETYHDLIQPIFRDHGIPFFIDRRRPVGHHPLVELIRSALDVVCDGWSYDSVFRYLKTDLVPVSRHEVDLLENYVLARGIRGKRWLDPRPWKYRRAPGLETPGDAEDDVSPCPEDEEMTRLIDESRLKATSALRAFHGKVAGDSGRGRGEEQAAANVGVGEARRVRDMARALFELLTDLGVRARLEQWTKEAAESGDVEAAREHQQVWNAVIGLLDEAVEALGEQAVDAPAFRELIEAGLEGMTLGLIPPALDQVIVGSVERSRHSGLRAAFVIGATYDAFPRRVSEETMFSDYERERLGDKGLILAPSSRVAQFHEQYNVYVALTRARERLWVSYPMADGEGRAIRPSPVRAQLKAMFPKLVEEFASDELPSSPQEVLDAITSIKSDERAAASEERAAAMIVRHFRTPLAPPVSGDACTAAGGAAGCGDDFWLDLYEWLVEDPDRRARALNVLRSLSFTNHVEKLDASTARALYPDSMWTSVSRLEAFARCPFAHFAGNVLGLTERELFKLEPPGMGTFIHEALRRLVDGLGDERGLADMSDNEIEARVGQIVEKLAPSLQDEILRSSARYRYIERVLTRILKRSAMVLREHARRSEFRSIRRELVFGRDGDGDGRHTIPCLAIDVGDGRRVSLAGRIDRVDLAKTEGASYLRVIDYKSGQRSFDLSDVYYGLALQLLVYLAVIEEHSTRLADVPAEPAGAFYFPTVDPIISAPEPLDHEALEKKRRRKLRMAGLIVGDAYVVRLMDAEVQGVSDIVTARLTRDGEVAKGSRNSVIDRDKYRVLREFLLAKVRELSSRIMSGEVSPRPYRRGKLRACQRCSFKPVCGFDVLVPGNEYRAVIRLKDDEFWAAVESGLSGGTMS